tatatagtcgtatagataatattttaataagattaacTATAAATCGGTTTTACGAAATTTGCAACGCTCTAATGCTAATTTCGGGGTAGAAAGAATTTCTAAATAGTTACAAATCTGCACACAAGtttttgtaaatgaaattGTTCAAAAATAGCTAGGTATATGGGGTAatggtttaaatatattaaggtAAGAATAAGCATAAAAAGAACAGTATGAGAACGTAGAATTGTTGCGACTCGGAACTTACGATAACAGTCTACTTAtgcaatataatttaaatgtttttgtttctttagtttataaattttaatgctaataaataattaaatattaaccatttttgttttatttatttaatagttaCCTATTATTTGATATTGGTAGGATTCGAACTTTCAccattattacaaaaacagactgaaaatttaaatttaacaatcaCCAATGAAGTACAGTCGCTTGACAAAATCTCACCAAAGTATGCCTTGAAATGGAGCAAAAGGAAAATAACAGTACAAAGATCAATCGTAcgtagacatacatacatataatcacgtctatatctcttgcggggtagtcaaaTCCAACAGTCCTggcaagactgaaaggccacaaggactcctttttttcaattaaaattagcTTTTATTCTTTCTCAAGGCCACTTTAAAGCAATTTTAGAGGTTTCGCTGGAATTTGCCCTTTGCCAGCCTTTGTTTACATACTTTAATGACAAAACTTCGAGGACGAAAAACGATAAATCTTCGACAAATAAACATATCAACTTCAATCATTGTCAATCATTTGAAAAGGCCAACCGTACAAtgtggtataaataaattaaattctggTGATAAAGAAACATGTTCAGGTGTAACTCGTGATGTCGGACCGaggcaaaaataattatgcacCCAAGGAATACACGAAATGGACGAGACCTCGCGTGTgagtcaaattttatttggttttgCATACGAgttagtgtattttttttcgccAGGCATATAGTGAGGTCAGCTCACGCTCCTGGCAACaaagcggtaggcgatggcaccgtgtggttttaatgggttcaagccccacataacccgtccGGCTTCCCGTAGCCGGCTGGGTAGACGACGGTCTTTCCACACGTAAAAAAAAGGCATATAGTGAGGTTGGGGTGGGCGGAagcaattatttatgtatataactaactaactaactatatACTAGCGAACCGCCAAGGCTTCGTCCGTTTTAGGTACATCATAAGCCTTGATGATGTGgtgaaatgtgtttttttacggtgtaataattttaaccttATACTTACTGTTTGGTCTATTTCTGAAGACAGGAGGTAggtattttaagtatttcatCTATATAGGGGTTCTCTTTAAGATTAAaagacaaaattattattatcgtcTGGTGAAAGTAGGTGAAAGACAAGAGTACCTGAGTTAACAAAAACATTCTTTTAAAAGGAGGTAGGAAAGGAGATACacatatacgtacatacatacataaaatcgagCCTCTATCCCGGAGTGTGGGACTCCGAGGATTGGAGTGTGGAGGGTAAGGTCGGAgcgggaagacctagacgaacgtatcatgatcaaattaaggacgtcctggtaaagggtcaggtcaagagtactcgaagcgaaggaagtatgcagagatcgtggcaagtggaacgaggtagtctctgcctacccctccgggaaaccTGCTACTGGCAACAAGGCGCTGTCTGCATATTTTAAGGGGAAACTATTTTCAAACTTAATTCTATGGCTTAGGTACTGACTGGACCGGCAAATTTTTATAGCTAAATTGTTAAAGGAATATGAGAAATAGCTTCTAGCGAATTTCGTCGTCGTGTCTGTTTTAGCTCAAAAAGCGTCGGCCGTGTGTCCCTGGTCAGTGCCAGAAAACCCGGCGACCGCAGCGTCCGTAGGGAACCTTCGAGCGGGACACATGGTGTCTACAATACCGGGGTGAGTAAAGGTATTGTAAGTGGTGGTCTTGATTCGGACGTAGCAAGAGGGGTCTTATATATGAACGGTTTAGCATTATCTTCAACGACTAAGCTGTTAGTTAACGGTGTCCCTATTTTACTGTCAATATAGGCaaatgccgtgccgtgtggttcccggcaccaaaacaaaaaagaataggatcactccatctatttcccatgaatgtcgtaaaaggcgactaagggataggcttacaaacttgggattcttttttaggcgatgggctagcaacctgtcactagttgaatctcaattctatcgttaagccaaatagctgaacgtggtcattaagtcttttcaagacttttggttctgtctaccccgcaagggatatagacgtgaacataggCAAATAAATACACCCAAATGACTTATTTAGACTAACTTACTAGCTACTCGTTTCGAGTTCCGGCTTTATTGtgtttaaaatgttcataGTGTTAtccaaaaaagttaaaaatcttgaagaaGTGCTTTAGAATTGAGTAGAACTAACTCGGATGGATGGACAGGTTGGCGCAGACAGGATCATCCTCCTGGAGTTATTCCGTTGCGTCCATCTTGTGGCACCGCGGTTTAGGAGTTAACAGACGCACAGACCGACTGTTatctagaaaatatatattgtttctCGGCAACCTACAAAAAGGATTGTTaagtacacatacatacatatggtcacgtctttatcccttgcggggtagacagagccaacagtctcgagaagactgaatggccgaaacgttcagctatttggcttaatgatagaattgagattcaaataataaatttgttaagtATTAAGAGTAAAACTACCTAATGCTTTGATAAGGTTCCCCTGGAAGATCTGATTCGCTCTGCAAACCTGCTGGTACATGCTCTGAACATGCGGCGGTACTACATGGACATGTCGTGCCAGTCGATCTCCTCGGAGCTGAGGCGGTACCTGACTGACCACCACGTGCCTCAGCGCCAGAGGGAAGAAACTAACTATTGGACCAGGGATGCTGGGAACGCGCTTCTGAGGATTGgctgtttgttatattttgttcATCTTAAAACTCGTTTTTCCCTTGTGTTGTTGatccaatacatacatacatataatcacgtctatatcccttgcagggtagacagagccaacaggcttgaaaagactgataggccacgttcagctgtttggctttatgatggaatggagattcaaatagtgacaggttgctagcccatcgcctaaaagaagaatcccatgtttataagcctatcccttagtcgccttttactgaTTACTTGATCCAATATCACGATTTAAGGAGTGGGTACGAGTAGATAATAAGTGGTGTTGGATCATCGACATGAGGTAGAACAGATAGAATAGTAATAGAAAACGAAGTGCTTAGTGGCTTGGTCAATTGGATTGGATGATGTTGAAAATCAGGTTGACTTTAAACAGAAATATGAAGAGACTGTAACTGGAACCGTTGGAAGgcttttactttattaaatcGAGGATGTCCTGGCAGAAGCTTGGTTCGAGATAACCCTAAATcgacgaacttgcatgaacAAATGTCAAACTTCTGCTCATGCAAGTTTGAATAAGGATGAAGCAAAAAGTATGTAAGGTTCGTGACAAGTGGGTACATGCGGTCTCTGTCTACGAGGTCTCTCGCCTGCTATCAGCTGCTCCGACGAGTCCTCGTCCACTTGATCATTGCAATATGTTGGGCTGGGCGCCCTACGTTAAAACCTCATTATAACTAGGTACTTTAAGTTTGATGCACACTCGATTTTCAGCGGATGAAGTGGACAGATACCTCGAGATGACGGCGGTGGCGTCAGAAGGCAACCTCAGAACGCTCCCAAGCACTATTCTGAGTCCAAACAtatcaaatatacaaagtaaGGCTGTTAGCATTCTAAGTTTATGATTCAACTCTCTTCTATGATTTACCGGTTGAAGGAAATttttttagttgttttttcattgagaaaatatgttttactcATCATTCTCCTAGTGATTATCCCGGTTGGGTTTATTCTAATAGTTTCCGCTAATGGCGCTGTTtaagtttacatacaaaattggAACTTAACGCAAACGCAATAGTTGCGTTTTTCACAAATGAAAACTTACACTCGGGGTACAGAATGAATAAATGCCTTTTCTATTCTGTATTTACGATTCTGGAGTGGTAAAGTCTAATAATCACCCTCTGCCCTTAGCAACGTTGCAGGGAAACCTTACCCATTTTGGATAATTACACATTTAGTCTAATGTAGGTACGTAAGATGATTCCCTCATCCCACTTGGTTGACTTCTAGTCATACTGGTtacatagacatacatacatacatataatcacgtctatttcccttgcagggtagacagagccgacagtcttaaaaatactgatagaccacgttcagatgtttggcttactgatagaattgacattcacataaagtgacaggttgctagcccatcgcctcaaagaagaatcccaagtttataggcctatccattagtcgccttttacgacatccatgatcctattcttttttctattggtgccgggaacgttaaatttatttacagtaaatagatacaaatgtatttaCAGTGCCAATATCAATAAAAGCGCTCACTCGAGCGCGCACCACCACCATGTCATTGGAGAGCGATGATCTGAGGGAACCTTTCCTACCAGGTACATTGGTTTTTCTATCTCTTATCatcagagatcggaatagatagattgattttatgtacttgcatcatgaattaccatagaaagcataacatggataagcttcttttccgggattccatttcagtacttacctacacttacagtaaaaaatcttaataatttacaaatcccgcaatctTTACTTATCATACAGCTGTTACACTGATAAGCTAGGTGAGATAACTCattttaaatacttgtatTGTTTATAAACTAGGTAAgatagttttgaaaagttgACTTACTGGGAACATCTTGGTATAAGTGTGATTTAAGCTGATGCggtaaaaaattacaagtttacaattgcaaattattatatcCTGCTTTTGGTTTTTCCtcaataataaatcaaataggTATAAAAAGCCGTTTTTGAATAAGGAGACTGCACGGGCCTTCAATTATAATTGacgaaatatttacaaaatgtgaGTAGGTATTGTTATATTCTCCTAGATAAGTGTAGAACCACGAGAGAAGTACGAGTATTTAGTAAACTAAGTTTTGAAGCCAAAGAGTcagaatgaaaatttatttaattttgcaacAATTGTCGACACGAATCTTGAGGTAGGTATTGCTAAAACGACGAAAAACCCACATTTTCCAAGAACGAAACTTCTTAAAAATTCACTTTTTAGAAGTACCTACGTGACGTGAGAAACTACTAAAGGCCTACGTTCTCCAAGAATCGGACTGGTAAAAAGATCACTTACTCGCACTtgaatctatatctatactaatattataaagctgaagagtgtgtttgtttgaacgcgctaatctcaggatctactggttcgaattgtaaaattatttttgtgttgaatagaccatttatcgaggaatgctttaggctatacaacatcacgctgcaactattaggagcgaataaataatgaaaaatgtgaaaaaaaaacggggtaaattattcatcctttataggacttcaatgatgcccaaaataactcttccacgcggacgaagtcgcgggcactgcTGGTacattataatgtaaatatcaaTAGGAGTatgcgaaggaagtatgcagagatcgtggcaagtggaaagaggtagtctctgcctacccctccgggaaagaggcgtgattttatgtatgtatgtatgtatgtatgtatcaataggAGTCCACCTCGACCCATGGGCGTGTCCGCAGCCCCCTGACCGGAAGTACGTGTTCTGCTGGCGTGACGGCGCGGTCCACATATTCCGCTGCCAAGAAGATATCGTCAAGGAGGAACGACCCTTGCCCTTCGACTTCGTTCCCTTCAAGCAGTATGTCGAGGACATGAACCGGCTGGGGGACATGATCGCCGATGGACCACTGTTAGTTGGCATTTGAATTAGTATCCATTATATTACCCGCAAAACTTCAGAAAAACCTAAATTTGAAACGACGCCTTAGTAGTAGCCGGTATCTTTTAGGGTACCAAGGTATATTGttcgttttattaatatcCTACAAACAGACATACAATTATGGGCactataaaaatttcatatgGTTTAAAATTCAATGATTGTGCTTCTTCGCAGAATAAACGTAGAGCTATAGTGGTATATGAAGATGGTTATGAAGTTTGCTTAAAACTTATGCTTTTATCAGGAAATCTTTCTGCTTCCGTCGGCTCTGCTACTTGTCTTCCAAGTTCAAGATGCATGTGCTTCTTAACGAATTGCACGAACAGGCGCTACAGAAAGCAGTGCCTCACAGGGACTTCTATAACGTCAGGTAAATTACTAATTAACACAGTATTCATTCTCAACTCAACATAAACATGATTCTTTCTGGTTAGGAATCGAGGTTGCACTCTTTATCATACTACTATAGCGGGCAACATTGTAGGCCCTTCCGGGGAGACATCGCGTCACCCTCCGCCCCCCTCGTCCATACTACGCCGTTCCCAGGTCCCAGCGCCCGCGTCGAGGACCGCCCGCGCGCCTCATTGAACAAGTCAGTCTTTAAACAACGCGCGGACCGGTGCCGTATGCACTTCTTATTAGCGCGCgagatttgtattttctttttataagttaccgaAGTAAAGTTGTTATCCCGTAGTTGGCTTTTACTTCTCAATCTCGTCCCGCTATACTGTTATTAGTATGTAGTACACGAAGCTACCTACTCGTACACCTGCTGTAAAACAATTCAATAGACTCTTGGATCCTGGCCATAGGCTGAATAAGGGCTTCTCTCTTCTATCGCCAGAAGAATGATTTATACAATAATTGTTGTCAGAAAAGTACCGATACTcgttacggtgagggaaataatcgtgaggaaacctgcattcaggtaactggatacatacatacataaataaaatcacgcctctttcccggaggggtaggcagagactacctctttctacttgccaaggtaactggatgtgtaatgatattacgggttaggttcccctgcaaaggttacggaagtcagacgggagtcgcttcgtgtaaaaacctgacacacccaatccaggatccatgatcaagaacttaccccgggctcctctccggagtggtgaggatgtaacggGGACTAAgtaaagccaggaagaagaagaaaagtcCCGATGTAACTCGGCAGAACATAAGCTATAAATCTTCCCTAATTCCCCAGAAAGGTAGACACTCACATCCACGCCGCGTCATGCATGAACCAGAAGCATCTCCTCCGCTTCATCAAGCGAACTCTTCGGCAGAACGCCAACGAAATCGTCACTGTCAAGAATGGCGTCCCAGTCACCTTGAAGACCGTGTTCGAGGATATGAAGCTGGACGCTTACGACCTCAATGTGGATATCTTGGATGTCCATGCGGTGAGAAAATGCTACGTCATTTGATCCACAGGAACAAAGAAAATCAGTTCGACATGGGGATATACTTAGCAAATAATATTGAGCGCCCAACTTCTTGTGCTATGTCAACTAGGTTACCCAGAAACTAGCCGAAGATGACACACTTGGCGGCAGTTTCGATCCTTTCGCTTTGGGGTAGCTTATTGTCAGTATTAAAGCATTAGCTGAGGTCAAAGAGACtgattaaaaagaagaaaccaTAGAGGAATAATGACACGATTCTAGGACTAAAATTAATAGGTAtgacatacatttaaattaactgaATGAGATAAGTTCTTTGGCAGGACCGCAACACCTTCCACCGATTCGACAGATTCAACGCTAAGTACAATCCGGTGGGGGAGAGCGGCCTGCGGGAGGTGTTCCTCAAGACGGACAACTATATGAATGGCACATACTTCGCTAATATTATCaaggtagatagatagataaaactcctAATTgtaccataagagtaaaatatacaaacaacataaaacagatagggatggtacaaaggcggacttattgctaatgcaatctcttccagtcacgGTACTTACTAATCAGAAGACAAAAATACGTCGTCCCATCTGATGGTAAGCGTTTACAATACCCGACGACACCTCTGTGTCACCAGCAGCACGTTGCTGATCTTATTATCTCTTTTTTCTAAGTCCGACAGTATTATAAGAGTGGGCGTAGTGTAGCTCAGTAGCTAACTGAAGCTGATCTGATAAAATGtatcaaacatttttacaCTAAGTACTTAACTTGTATAGATCCTTTGTATTTTGAAGGAAGTAATAGCCGACCTAGCCGAGAACAAGTACACGTACCTTGAACCGCGAATCTCCATCTACTGCAAGAACAAGAACGAGTGGAGCAAGCTGGCCACGTGGGCGCTCCACAACGACGGGCACTCGCCACACCTGCGGTGGCTGGTGCAGGTGCCGAGGCTGTAGTGAGTCCACACGATAACATTCAGATGTCAGCGAGAGTGGAGCAAGCTGGTCGTGTGAGCGCTCCACAACGTTATACTCATTTCTGTTCTATGATTAAGTGTGTAGTATAGGGCAGAGAaggataatatataaatagtccAGTTATCAATAGGACCAGTTTTTCAAATTGGCCTAGCAAATAGATATATTCGATAGGTATATTTGAGTAGAAGAATGTAATATTACAAGATCATAATATGTGTGTGTGCCCTGTACTATCAGCTGCACGCAGAAGGATAATGCTTATTATAGTACAGTTATCAATAGGCCTAATTTTGCACAATGCCTTAGCAAACAGTAATATTCAGATTCAGATTGAACAGCTTCATTTGATTTGATggtaaacattaataaaattgtaaggaCAGGATGTTTTCACAATTTGCAGCGATATCTACCGAATCAAGAAGCTTCTGAAGAACTTCCAGGAGTTCCTCAGCAACCTGTTCGACCCGCTGTTCGAGGTTTCCATCAACCCCACCGCCAACCCGGATCTCCACAAATTTCTCACGGTATGTTTTTTGACTAA
The sequence above is drawn from the Amyelois transitella isolate CPQ chromosome 18, ilAmyTran1.1, whole genome shotgun sequence genome and encodes:
- the LOC106137849 gene encoding AMP deaminase 2 isoform X1, whose product is MNRLGDMIADGPLKSFCFRRLCYLSSKFKMHVLLNELHEQALQKAVPHRDFYNVRKVDTHIHAASCMNQKHLLRFIKRTLRQNANEIVTVKNGVPVTLKTVFEDMKLDAYDLNVDILDVHADRNTFHRFDRFNAKYNPVGESGLREVFLKTDNYMNGTYFANIIKEVIADLAENKYTYLEPRISIYCKNKNEWSKLATWALHNDGHSPHLRWLVQVPRLYDIYRIKKLLKNFQEFLSNLFDPLFEVSINPTANPDLHKFLTQLIGFDSVDDESKPENPNLTETMKPPQEWDDEENPPYTYYLYYMYANMSVLNKLRKEQGLNTFVFRPHCGEAGPAYHLNAGFLLSQNISHGLMLRKTPAQQYLYYLSQIFIAMSPLSNNSLFLRYHRNPMPDYFARGLPVTLSTDDPLQFHFTREPLMEEYSIAAQAWKLSQCDMCELARNSVLQSGFPHEMKQYWLGQDYMQEGPAGNDITRTNVPNVRVAFRYDTLLDELDMLFHAHED